A region of the Candidatus Cloacimonadota bacterium genome:
CAAATGCGGATTTATATACACCAAGCCTGAGCTTTAGCGCTTATCCCAATCCGCTGAGGCAGGATGAATATCTGCATCTCAGCATAAAAGACGCTACTGCAGCGAAGATAAGCATTTACAACCTGAAAGGTCAGCGGATCCACAGGCAAAACGACATCACGGGGAAACTGGATCTATGCGGAAAGCTCTTCCCAGCATCAGGCATTTACTTTATCCGTGTGGAACAAAGCGGTAAGGCCCCTCAAACGAAGAAAATAAGCATTATTAAGTGATATAGTATGGAAGAACACATTTTTGTAGCAGACATGCATCAGCATGAGAACAAAGAGATTAGCGGGTTCTATCTGGCTCAGGAGAAAGAACTGCGAGAGGGTAAGGGCGGCAGCTTTATCCGCATAAAGATTCAGGATAGAAGCGGTTATGTCACGGCTAATGTATGGAAAGACGCTGCTAAGACCAGTGAACTTTTCGATGCCGGAGATGTGGTTCACATCAAAGCTCAAGTGGTGAATTACAAAGGCCAGATTCAACTGAGTATCCAACAATTGCGTTTTGCGGATAAAAGCGAATTTGATATTGGTTTGTTTGTGGCAAAAAGCAGATTTACTCCGGATTTTCTGGCAGAACGCTTTTGGGAATTTGTGGATAAAGTAGAACATGAATATCTCAATCGACTTTTACACGAGATCTTCGATGATAAACCGTTTTTCCAGCGTTTTTTGGAAGCCCCCGCCGCTAAAAGCTGGCACCACAATTATGTTCACGGGCTCATCGAACATACCGTAGCCGTAGCTGCCCTGTGCGAGTTTACCTCTACCCAGTATCCGGTATCCATGGATCTCATGCTCTGCGGAGCCTTACTGCATGACGCCGCCAAACAGAGAGAATACCATGGAAAGGCCAGTATAGATTTTACCGATGAGGGACGCCTATTGGGGCATCTCAGTATGGGTGATCAGATGGTGGTCGAGGCTGCATCCCGGATCCCAGGATTTCCTGAAGAAGTGTTGTTAAATCTGCGTCATCTCATCCTTTCCCATCATGGCGAATACGAGAAAGCATCTGTGCGCCTGCCGCAAACTCTGGAAGCACTTCTGCTGCACCATTGTGACAATCTGGACGCCCAAAGCGCCGGAGTGTGTCAATTGCTCGCCGCCGCTCCTCCCGATGCAGTCTGGAGTGAGTACGACAAGCTGAACAACCGCTATTATCGCATTGTAAGAATTTAGGCTTATGTTCCAAACCTCCGTACTTGCCAGCGGCAGCAAAGGTAATTCGATCCTCGTGCGTAGCCGGGATACAGGGATTATTTTGGATGCAGGGATCAGCATGAAGCGGATTTGGGAAGCTCTAGACACACTTAGAATCCAGCGCAGCATCATCAAAGCCGTAATAGTGTCCCACGAGCATTCCGATCATACCCGTAGCGCCGGAGCGCTGTGCCGCAGCCTGAAAATCCCGCTCTACATTTCTCCAGATACTTTTGCCTATAGCTCGCACAGACTGGGTAGCGTGGATGAGCGTCTGTGCTATTTTGACGCTGGAACAGAGTTTCTGATTGGAGACATCCTGATACAGCCTTTCCGCTCTTCACACGATGCGGTGGACAGCTGCAACTTTACCTTTGAACATGATGACCGGAAGCTGGGTGTAGCCATCGATCTGGGGTACTTTTCCAAACTGACCGTAACCAAACTGAGTGATGTGCATACTTTGGTACTGGAAAGCAATCACGACCTGCAGATGCTGATGGACGGCCCTTACGACTGGAATCTGAAGAAACGTGTGAAAAGCGAACACGGACACCTTTCCAACGAACAAGCGGTGGGACTTCTCTCCCAAGTGCTGCATCCGGGATTGAAAAACCTGGTGCTGGCTCACCTTTCAGAAACCAACAACCGCCCCGATCTGGCATATCAGACGATGAACGAGTATCTGCAAACCATCCGTAGCGACATCAACCTCATGGTGGCAGATCAGTATTGTCATACTCCACTGGTGGATATCTGAGCAGGCTCTGAGCCCAAGC
Encoded here:
- a CDS encoding HD domain-containing protein, with the translated sequence MEEHIFVADMHQHENKEISGFYLAQEKELREGKGGSFIRIKIQDRSGYVTANVWKDAAKTSELFDAGDVVHIKAQVVNYKGQIQLSIQQLRFADKSEFDIGLFVAKSRFTPDFLAERFWEFVDKVEHEYLNRLLHEIFDDKPFFQRFLEAPAAKSWHHNYVHGLIEHTVAVAALCEFTSTQYPVSMDLMLCGALLHDAAKQREYHGKASIDFTDEGRLLGHLSMGDQMVVEAASRIPGFPEEVLLNLRHLILSHHGEYEKASVRLPQTLEALLLHHCDNLDAQSAGVCQLLAAAPPDAVWSEYDKLNNRYYRIVRI
- a CDS encoding MBL fold metallo-hydrolase: MFQTSVLASGSKGNSILVRSRDTGIILDAGISMKRIWEALDTLRIQRSIIKAVIVSHEHSDHTRSAGALCRSLKIPLYISPDTFAYSSHRLGSVDERLCYFDAGTEFLIGDILIQPFRSSHDAVDSCNFTFEHDDRKLGVAIDLGYFSKLTVTKLSDVHTLVLESNHDLQMLMDGPYDWNLKKRVKSEHGHLSNEQAVGLLSQVLHPGLKNLVLAHLSETNNRPDLAYQTMNEYLQTIRSDINLMVADQYCHTPLVDI